A window from Acropora palmata chromosome 14, jaAcrPala1.3, whole genome shotgun sequence encodes these proteins:
- the LOC141865986 gene encoding uncharacterized protein LOC141865986 isoform X1, giving the protein MATKGFLVGNQSLQPRRPVRYVTTKKTIKSVKRKKKKPEWDSTVNDLNVHKATKEEQIRRHELHKSKNTGKMHFGRKQDQTADLINQTPNTAERRKLAIVQEVLYGHDKLQDVLSESDRAMSVVKDLFGDDPKTFMGFPNITAAPSLNGKENRYVVGPVPELPETPTHLSLLSDSVMRTPALNELSDEEKADQSPGTPSDIATKHSSSSFQPMLDLQRFQQFVAQEQGKDVENQSQYPTNECGSYVVSQQVPGKDHLAAYGRGHENMALHGGDPVSLHGRGIDHASQHGDLYKEPNHPQDNPNVGKTEPFVRRQAAGTLPDGSKAIIGEPKAYPEHMATASHIASQANHTSDPSSFLSQKSMEIVAGGPGFVVPVTSGEKTAASAVPLIAMPSSRTITADQLGSNNTKNTKATVKPKLNSSSSGLRSLEDLKKMVEELENEIAEYEIASGRQQSKPSAAVPQSFSGYTASLITAVTKLMNYLKESEIQRKAELIMREEVLQGFEEQRVLVDALTNDLLHTQEQNRSLQHDLDQYKKNTDEQLDYLKRELFAVLRSYEYNALSSSINNLYSLNAVSLEDGVFNDLRQDHHDLEYLPGGAARQAEHGGSKNGRDSDSTTAPSFIPLATCDGQGINLQPSMKTTDAALHAQVTQAITAPAQSCSDKTGMPNAVSHLRTTLQQGTQAYTRSIDHSHPMMHDIGIGANSDDNEVQSFDGTHPKLSSNLHNISADPNGNLQMGSNIVLYPPFQGPYIVHEGNKTASQLSEGGNSAGMSRITHVCTQQAGSTKEYSAPTTSVSPQLSDVERSQAGALNQHSLSTSEIEKQPKLSTTRNWITSTDSSLTNKPPLPSSTASRLVGRGEPFLLDVTAGHPITYTTPATYSPQHHLPRQLVGNSHFQSRDQPYWPTLEAMNPISRVSQESHTAAQSRETNISWITPPGASVQASQLVTQKESSNALQQRQPKLSGIPGPASNPGRFAPVSKTKTSSLPPGHLVRERIQNLANRQRTLAASSSDKKVGSAPVLSQNKENNNGVQQLRPTSPHVHFKDPPVTSDKKHSPPVSPIPLRNTTVTSSRAPPDKRVVVNLPNVWSDVSSTFSF; this is encoded by the exons atggCGACCAAGGGTTTCCTCGTAGGGAATCAAAGTCTTCAGCCAAGACGCCCTGTCAGATATGTGACAACTAAAAAAACGATTAAATCTgttaaaagaaagaagaagaagcctGAATGGGAT AGTACAGTAAATGATCTAAATGTACATAAGGCAACGAAAGAAGAACAG attAGAAGACATGAACTTCACAAATCTAAAAATACAGGTAAAATGCATTTTGGAAGAAAGCAAGACCAGACTGCAG ACTTAATTAATCAGACTCCAAATACTGCTGAGAGGCGTAAATTAGCCATTGTTCAAGAAGTCCTTTATGGCCATGATAAG CTCCAGGATGTCCTCTCAGAGTCAGACCGTGCTATGTCAGTTGTCAAAGATTTGTTTGGTGATGACCCAAAG ACATTTATGGGATTTCCAAATATCACTGCTGCCCCAAGCTTAAATGGAAAGGAAAACAG ATATGTTGTTGGTCCAGTTCCTGAGCTTCCTGAGACACCAACTCATTTATCTCTGCTAAGTGATTCAGTTATGAGGACACCAGCATTGAATGAGCTGTCAGATGAAGAGAAAGCAG ATCAGTCCCCAGGAACGCCAAGTGACATTGCGACGAAACACTCAAGTTCTTCCTTCCAACCTATGCTGGATCTTCAGAGATTTCAACAGTTTGTCGCTCAGGAGCAGGGCAAAGATGTGGAGAATCAATCACAGTATCCCACAAATGAGTGCGGCTCTTATGTTGTGTCACAACAAGTTCCTGGTAAAGACCATTTGGCAGCATATGGGCGTGGCCATGAAAACATGGCACTGCATGGTGGTGACCCTGTGTCTCTACATGGTCGTGGCATTGACCATGCGTCCCAACATGGTGACCTCTACAAGGAACCCAACCATCCCCAAGATAATCCCAATGTTGGTAAAACTGAGCCTTTTGTTCGCAGGCAAGCTGCAGGTACTTTACCAGACGGATCGAAAGCCATCATCGGTGAGCCAAAGGCTTACCCAGAACACATGGCCACAGCCAGCCACATAGCGTCACAGGCTAACCATACTAGTGACCCGTCATCTTTTCTGAGTCAAAAGTCGATGGAGATTGTGGCAGGAGGCCCCGGTTTTGTGGTTCCAG TGACCTCTGGAGAAAAAACTGCTGCTAGTGCCGTTCCACTAATCGCCATGCCATCTTCAAG AACCATTACAGCAGATCAACTGGGATCAAATAATACGAAGAATACAAAAGCAACTGTGAAACCAAAGTTGAATTCTTCCTCAAGTGGATTACGAAGTCTAGAGGACTTGAAGAAG ATGGTAGAGGAACTGGAGAATGAGATTGCAGAGTATGAAATCGCATCCGGTCGGCAACAGTCTAAGCCCTCAGCTGCAGTGCCCCAGAGTTTCAGTGGTTACACAGCATCACTGATCACAGCAGTTACCAAGTTGATGAACTATTTAAAGGAG AGCGAAATCCAGCGAAAAGCAGAATTGATCATGAGGGAAGAAGTGCTTCAAGGATTTGAAGAACAAAGAGTCTTGGTTGATGCCCTAACAAAC GATCTTCTTCATACGCAAGAACAAAACCGCTCCCTGCAACATGATCTTGAtcaatacaagaaaaacacagACGAGCAACTTGACTATTTGAAG AGAGAACTGTTTGCCGTTCTGAGGAGCTACGAGTACAATGCTTTATCCAGCAGTATAAACAATCTGTACAGTCTTAATGCTGTCAGTTTGGAGGATGGCGTCTTTAATGATCTGAGGCAAGATCATCACGACCTGGAGTACTTACCAGGAGGAGCGGCTCGACAAGCGGAGCATGGAGGCAGTAAGAATGGACGAGATAGTGATTCCACAACAGCACCTTCTTTTATACCACTTGCAACATGCGATGGCCAAGGCATTAATCTGCAACCTTCCATGAAAACAACAGATGCAGCATTGCACGCTCAAGTAACTCAAGCCATTACTGCACCAGCGCAATCGTGCAGTGACAAGACCGGCATGCCAAATGCTGTATCCCATCTAAGGACAACACTACAGCAGGGTACCCAAGCATATACTAGATCAATTGATCATAGTCACCCCATGATGCATGACATTGGTATTGGAGCTAATTCCGATGACAATGAAGTCCAATCTTTTGATGGCACACATCCCAAGTTGTCTAGTAATCTGCATAATATATCAGCAGATCCAAATGGCAATTTGCAGATGGGATCGAACATTGTTTTATATCCACCTTTTCAGGGTCCCTACATTGTTCATGAGGGGAACAAAACAGCATCTCAGCTGTCTGAAGGTGGAAATTCTGCTGGTATGTCACGCATTACTCATGTGTGTACGCAGCAAGCTGGTAGTACAAAGGAGTACTCTGCACCCACAACTTCTGTTTCTCCACAATTATCTGATGTAGAAAGGTCACAAGCTGGAGCTCTAAACCAACATTCTTTATCTACTTCAGAAATAGAGAAACAACCTAAGCTTTCTACAACAAGAAACTGGATAACATCAACAGATTCATCACTGACAAACAAGCCACCTTTGCCAAGCAGCACAGCCAGTCGTCTGGTTGGAAGAGGTGAGCCATTTCTCCTAGATGTTACTGCAGGCCACCCAATAACATACACAACTCCAGCTACATACAGCCCTCAGCATCATTTACCGAGGCAATTAGTCGGCAACAGTCATTTCCAAAGCAGAGATCAGCCATATTGGCCAACATTGGAGGCAATGAATCCTATAAGTAGAGTTTCCCAAGAGAGTCATACAGCTGCTCAGAGCAGGGAGACAAACATATCTTGGATAACACCACCTGGTGCTTCTGTACAAGCAAGTCAGCTGGTTACACAAAAAGAATCTTCAAATGCTCTACAACAAAGACAACCTAAGTTGTCTGGAATTCCAGGGCCTGCTTCAAATCCTGGAAGGTTTGCCCCagtttcaaagacaaaaaccaGTAGTCTTCCTCCTGGTCATCTTGTTAGAGAACGAATCCAGAACCTGGCAAACAGACAGAGGACTTTGGCTGCTAGTTCAAGCGATAAGAAGGTTGGCAGTGCACCAGTACTCAgtcagaacaaagaaaacaacaacggAG tgcAACAGTTACGTCCCACATCACCCCATGTTCACTTTAAGGACCCACCAGTCACCAGTGATAAAAAACACTCTCCTCCTGTGTCACCCATCCCACTCAGAAACACAACCGTCACCAGTTCAAGGGCACCTCCGGACAAGAGAGTCGTGGTCAATTTGCCCAATGTTTGGTCAGATGTctcatcaacattttcattttaa
- the LOC141865986 gene encoding uncharacterized protein LOC141865986 isoform X2, translating into MSVVKDLFGDDPKTFMGFPNITAAPSLNGKENRYVVGPVPELPETPTHLSLLSDSVMRTPALNELSDEEKADQSPGTPSDIATKHSSSSFQPMLDLQRFQQFVAQEQGKDVENQSQYPTNECGSYVVSQQVPGKDHLAAYGRGHENMALHGGDPVSLHGRGIDHASQHGDLYKEPNHPQDNPNVGKTEPFVRRQAAGTLPDGSKAIIGEPKAYPEHMATASHIASQANHTSDPSSFLSQKSMEIVAGGPGFVVPVTSGEKTAASAVPLIAMPSSRTITADQLGSNNTKNTKATVKPKLNSSSSGLRSLEDLKKMVEELENEIAEYEIASGRQQSKPSAAVPQSFSGYTASLITAVTKLMNYLKESEIQRKAELIMREEVLQGFEEQRVLVDALTNDLLHTQEQNRSLQHDLDQYKKNTDEQLDYLKRELFAVLRSYEYNALSSSINNLYSLNAVSLEDGVFNDLRQDHHDLEYLPGGAARQAEHGGSKNGRDSDSTTAPSFIPLATCDGQGINLQPSMKTTDAALHAQVTQAITAPAQSCSDKTGMPNAVSHLRTTLQQGTQAYTRSIDHSHPMMHDIGIGANSDDNEVQSFDGTHPKLSSNLHNISADPNGNLQMGSNIVLYPPFQGPYIVHEGNKTASQLSEGGNSAGMSRITHVCTQQAGSTKEYSAPTTSVSPQLSDVERSQAGALNQHSLSTSEIEKQPKLSTTRNWITSTDSSLTNKPPLPSSTASRLVGRGEPFLLDVTAGHPITYTTPATYSPQHHLPRQLVGNSHFQSRDQPYWPTLEAMNPISRVSQESHTAAQSRETNISWITPPGASVQASQLVTQKESSNALQQRQPKLSGIPGPASNPGRFAPVSKTKTSSLPPGHLVRERIQNLANRQRTLAASSSDKKVGSAPVLSQNKENNNGVQQLRPTSPHVHFKDPPVTSDKKHSPPVSPIPLRNTTVTSSRAPPDKRVVVNLPNVWSDVSSTFSF; encoded by the exons ATGTCAGTTGTCAAAGATTTGTTTGGTGATGACCCAAAG ACATTTATGGGATTTCCAAATATCACTGCTGCCCCAAGCTTAAATGGAAAGGAAAACAG ATATGTTGTTGGTCCAGTTCCTGAGCTTCCTGAGACACCAACTCATTTATCTCTGCTAAGTGATTCAGTTATGAGGACACCAGCATTGAATGAGCTGTCAGATGAAGAGAAAGCAG ATCAGTCCCCAGGAACGCCAAGTGACATTGCGACGAAACACTCAAGTTCTTCCTTCCAACCTATGCTGGATCTTCAGAGATTTCAACAGTTTGTCGCTCAGGAGCAGGGCAAAGATGTGGAGAATCAATCACAGTATCCCACAAATGAGTGCGGCTCTTATGTTGTGTCACAACAAGTTCCTGGTAAAGACCATTTGGCAGCATATGGGCGTGGCCATGAAAACATGGCACTGCATGGTGGTGACCCTGTGTCTCTACATGGTCGTGGCATTGACCATGCGTCCCAACATGGTGACCTCTACAAGGAACCCAACCATCCCCAAGATAATCCCAATGTTGGTAAAACTGAGCCTTTTGTTCGCAGGCAAGCTGCAGGTACTTTACCAGACGGATCGAAAGCCATCATCGGTGAGCCAAAGGCTTACCCAGAACACATGGCCACAGCCAGCCACATAGCGTCACAGGCTAACCATACTAGTGACCCGTCATCTTTTCTGAGTCAAAAGTCGATGGAGATTGTGGCAGGAGGCCCCGGTTTTGTGGTTCCAG TGACCTCTGGAGAAAAAACTGCTGCTAGTGCCGTTCCACTAATCGCCATGCCATCTTCAAG AACCATTACAGCAGATCAACTGGGATCAAATAATACGAAGAATACAAAAGCAACTGTGAAACCAAAGTTGAATTCTTCCTCAAGTGGATTACGAAGTCTAGAGGACTTGAAGAAG ATGGTAGAGGAACTGGAGAATGAGATTGCAGAGTATGAAATCGCATCCGGTCGGCAACAGTCTAAGCCCTCAGCTGCAGTGCCCCAGAGTTTCAGTGGTTACACAGCATCACTGATCACAGCAGTTACCAAGTTGATGAACTATTTAAAGGAG AGCGAAATCCAGCGAAAAGCAGAATTGATCATGAGGGAAGAAGTGCTTCAAGGATTTGAAGAACAAAGAGTCTTGGTTGATGCCCTAACAAAC GATCTTCTTCATACGCAAGAACAAAACCGCTCCCTGCAACATGATCTTGAtcaatacaagaaaaacacagACGAGCAACTTGACTATTTGAAG AGAGAACTGTTTGCCGTTCTGAGGAGCTACGAGTACAATGCTTTATCCAGCAGTATAAACAATCTGTACAGTCTTAATGCTGTCAGTTTGGAGGATGGCGTCTTTAATGATCTGAGGCAAGATCATCACGACCTGGAGTACTTACCAGGAGGAGCGGCTCGACAAGCGGAGCATGGAGGCAGTAAGAATGGACGAGATAGTGATTCCACAACAGCACCTTCTTTTATACCACTTGCAACATGCGATGGCCAAGGCATTAATCTGCAACCTTCCATGAAAACAACAGATGCAGCATTGCACGCTCAAGTAACTCAAGCCATTACTGCACCAGCGCAATCGTGCAGTGACAAGACCGGCATGCCAAATGCTGTATCCCATCTAAGGACAACACTACAGCAGGGTACCCAAGCATATACTAGATCAATTGATCATAGTCACCCCATGATGCATGACATTGGTATTGGAGCTAATTCCGATGACAATGAAGTCCAATCTTTTGATGGCACACATCCCAAGTTGTCTAGTAATCTGCATAATATATCAGCAGATCCAAATGGCAATTTGCAGATGGGATCGAACATTGTTTTATATCCACCTTTTCAGGGTCCCTACATTGTTCATGAGGGGAACAAAACAGCATCTCAGCTGTCTGAAGGTGGAAATTCTGCTGGTATGTCACGCATTACTCATGTGTGTACGCAGCAAGCTGGTAGTACAAAGGAGTACTCTGCACCCACAACTTCTGTTTCTCCACAATTATCTGATGTAGAAAGGTCACAAGCTGGAGCTCTAAACCAACATTCTTTATCTACTTCAGAAATAGAGAAACAACCTAAGCTTTCTACAACAAGAAACTGGATAACATCAACAGATTCATCACTGACAAACAAGCCACCTTTGCCAAGCAGCACAGCCAGTCGTCTGGTTGGAAGAGGTGAGCCATTTCTCCTAGATGTTACTGCAGGCCACCCAATAACATACACAACTCCAGCTACATACAGCCCTCAGCATCATTTACCGAGGCAATTAGTCGGCAACAGTCATTTCCAAAGCAGAGATCAGCCATATTGGCCAACATTGGAGGCAATGAATCCTATAAGTAGAGTTTCCCAAGAGAGTCATACAGCTGCTCAGAGCAGGGAGACAAACATATCTTGGATAACACCACCTGGTGCTTCTGTACAAGCAAGTCAGCTGGTTACACAAAAAGAATCTTCAAATGCTCTACAACAAAGACAACCTAAGTTGTCTGGAATTCCAGGGCCTGCTTCAAATCCTGGAAGGTTTGCCCCagtttcaaagacaaaaaccaGTAGTCTTCCTCCTGGTCATCTTGTTAGAGAACGAATCCAGAACCTGGCAAACAGACAGAGGACTTTGGCTGCTAGTTCAAGCGATAAGAAGGTTGGCAGTGCACCAGTACTCAgtcagaacaaagaaaacaacaacggAG tgcAACAGTTACGTCCCACATCACCCCATGTTCACTTTAAGGACCCACCAGTCACCAGTGATAAAAAACACTCTCCTCCTGTGTCACCCATCCCACTCAGAAACACAACCGTCACCAGTTCAAGGGCACCTCCGGACAAGAGAGTCGTGGTCAATTTGCCCAATGTTTGGTCAGATGTctcatcaacattttcattttaa
- the LOC141865990 gene encoding signal recognition particle 19 kDa protein-like has product MAHLSDDPSSKDRWIIVYPAYLNSRRTVEQGRRVPKNKAADNPTAIEIRDVCQSQGLRCEVENKHYPKDSAKDALCKGRVRVQLKNSDSSFVNEKFQSRKALFRFLGEMIPKLKSRQSKSGQSDSSGQQYGGASSKKKKGRKGKGK; this is encoded by the exons ATGGCGCATCTGAGCGATGACCCTTCATCGAAAGATCG GTGGATTATAGTTTACCCAGCATATTTGAACAGTCGAAGAACAGTCGAACAAGGACGCCGTGTCCCAAAAAACAAG GCAGCAGATAATCCAACGGCAATTGAAATAAGAGATGTTTGCCAGAGTCAAGGATTACGCTGTGAAGTAGAG aaCAAACATTACCCCAAGGATAGTGCAAAAGATGCATTGTGCAAGGGAAGAGTCCGGGTTCAACTCAAAAATAGTGATTCAAGCTTTGTAAATGAGAAGTTTCAATCAA GAAAGGCCTTATTTCGGTTCCTTGGCGAAATGATTCCAAAACTAAAGAGTCGACAAAGTAAATCTGGACAAAGTGACAGTTCAGGCCAACAATATGGAGGAGCAAGttccaagaaaaagaaagggaggaaaggaaaagggaaatga
- the LOC141865988 gene encoding centrosomal protein of 78 kDa-like, translated as MTMIETVRQRQRNSTDFASCYDNLCALQNSCPLGSITANLDELFIDCNADRIRLSDWIPILNALKINRSLKFVALRSFWQEALYPDGEVSEQRLQALRRKAPAIRSKDVTYRVCRTIKECLYVTESLNSLIFQGIPLRERDLNYLAKGISKNTTLQHFSVEFCQIGDSGVEKICNAIKNNTSVMSVNFTGCSLTWKGADTLAKVIKHQATRRHSVAWQDSLRYRHPDLDRMPGLRRITICKNPLINDRGAELIAEALKDDLWVKALDMQQCGITTEGAISFQPVLKFNSTITVLDLRLNPLIEREVLGSLMEQLMINTGESELEYPWLVIREPKTGRIRPRKRGGTFKRKTGAMEQLGGRGVSRNASVLSKKSSAGFVPWRTAARVGKNRHKLRKQGAQDGVSLKKVKTTVSRKPRATSSPLATEEDEKTSIRTTVTESSVDNREKLKDMQFEMEMMKRRLEGESRARATADSRILELEVENRRLQQEIRLLKTQKMLPPSKSIPVNGGLLRTGFVVPTKKEGAKTILEDDRVLESIEASFRQFHDFLDLLKGSRFSELAHVLGENKPFPEHDKELSPIKEESTDSIVR; from the exons ATGACAATGATCGAAACAGTGCGCCAACGACAGAGGAACTCCACAGATTTTGCATCTTGCTACGACAACCTATGCGCTTTACAGAACTCTTGTCCTCTGGGGTCAATAACTGCAAATTTAGATGAGCTGTTTATCGACTGCAATGCGGATCGAATTCGTCTTTCGGATTGGATTCCAATTTTGAACGCATTGAAGATCAACAGATCGTTAAAATTTGTCGCTCTTAGGAGCTTCTGGCAAGAAGCGCTGTATCCAGATGGAG aaGTATCAGAGCAGCGTTTGCAAGCCTTACGAAGAAAAGCTCCAGCTATTCGTAGCAAGGATGTCACTTACAGAGTCTGCAG AACCATAAAGGAATGTTTATATGTGACAGAGAGCTTAAATTCTCTGATTTTCCAAGGAATTCCACTGAGAGAAAGAGATTTGAATTACCTGGCTAAG GGAATATCCAAGAACACAACTTTGCAACATTTTTCAGTGGAATTCTGTCAAATTGGAGATAGCGGTGTTGAGA AAATTTGTAATGCCATAAAAAATAACACATCAGTAATGAGTGTTAACTTTACGGGATGCAGTTTGACATGGAAAGGAGCTGACACACTGGCTAAAGTCATAAAG CATCAAGCCACAAGACGTCACAGTGTGGCTTGGCAAGACAGCCTCCGTTATCGTCATCCTGATTTGGATCGAATGCCTGGACTTCGCAGAATAACAATTTGTAAGAATCCACTCATTAATGACCGTGGAGCAGAACTGATCGCTGAAGCATTGAAAGATGATCTGTGGGTCAAAG cTTTAGACATGCAACAGTGTGGCATAACAACAGAGGgagcaatttcttttcaaccaGTGTTAAAATTTAACTCCACCATCACAGTGTTGGACCTCAGATTGAATCCACTGATAG AACGCGAAGTATTGGGGTCACTTATGGAGCAGCTCATGATAAACACAGGAGAAAGTGAATTAGAG TATCCATGGTTAGTAATTCGTGAGCCGAAAACTGGAAGAATAAGGCCACGCAAGCGAGGAGGGACGTTCAAACGAAAAACGGGTGCCATGGAACAACTTGGAGGACG TGGCGTTTCCAGAAATGCATCTGTGTTATCGAAAAAATcttcagctggatttgttccgtGGAGAACTGCAGCCAGGGTTGGAAAGAACAG GCATAAACTGAGAAAGCAAGGTGCACAGGATGGTGTCTCGCTTAAAAAG GTTAAGACCACAGTCAGTCGTAAACCCCGAGCTACAAGCTCACCATTAGCAACCGAAGAAGATGAAAAAACCTCCATTCGGACAACTGTCACAG agagTTCTGTTGATAACCGGGAAAAGTTGAAAGATATGCAG TTTGAAATGGAGATGATGAAAAGGCGCCTCGAAGGTGAAAGTCGGGCTCGGGCCACCGCAGATTCACGAATACTCGAG TTGGAAGTCGAAAATAGAAGGTTGCAACAAGAAATACGTCTGCTCAAGACACAAAAAATG TTGCCCCCTTCGAAATCGATTCCAGTGAATGGCGGCTTGTTAAGGACAGGGTTTGTTGTTCCGACGAAGAAGGAAG GAGCGAAAACTATTCTTGAAGATGACCGCGTGCTGGAGAGCATCGAAGCATCATTCAGACAATTTCACGATTTCTTGGATCTTCTGAAAGGCTCCAG ATTCAGCGAATTGGCGCATGTTCTTGGTGAAAATAAACCCTTTCCTGAGCACGATAAAGAACTGTCACCCATCAAGGAAGAGTCCACCGACAGCATAGTGAGATGA